The following proteins come from a genomic window of Corallococcus sp. NCRR:
- a CDS encoding alpha/beta hydrolase, which yields MSTRHLVDPSLLPLIAYPFLPGLSRENLADGRTFMDQMIASIAPRNTALRSEVRIPGLHGAPDVRLVIQTPPGQSTAPRPAVLFLHGGGMVMGTAAMGEGFDAELALSHNTVVVSVDYRLAPEVPFPGPIDDAYAALRWVHANAASLGIDPSRIVLMGQSAGGGLAASLAQLTRDDNGPRPAAQILIYPMLDARTGTALEVDPNPTTGEFSWTRAHTRFGWESLRGDYVPTDFRAGHFSASLGQDVSHLPPAFIAVGSLDVFFDESMDYARRLSRAGVPVELHVYPGAIHGFDAIPNAWMSMSFKRELNDALTRALRAPTELTS from the coding sequence ATGTCCACGCGTCATCTCGTCGATCCGTCCCTCCTCCCTCTCATCGCCTACCCGTTCCTTCCGGGGCTCTCCCGCGAGAACCTCGCGGACGGCCGCACGTTCATGGACCAGATGATTGCGTCCATCGCTCCCCGAAACACCGCGCTTCGCAGTGAGGTGCGCATCCCCGGGCTGCACGGAGCGCCCGATGTCCGGCTCGTCATCCAGACGCCGCCGGGCCAGAGCACGGCACCCCGGCCCGCCGTGCTGTTCCTGCATGGCGGCGGCATGGTGATGGGCACCGCCGCCATGGGCGAGGGCTTCGACGCCGAGCTCGCCCTCTCGCACAACACTGTCGTCGTCTCGGTCGACTACCGCCTCGCGCCGGAGGTGCCGTTCCCGGGTCCCATCGACGACGCCTACGCGGCGCTGCGCTGGGTCCACGCGAATGCCGCGTCACTCGGCATTGACCCGTCGCGAATCGTCCTCATGGGTCAGAGCGCGGGTGGCGGGCTCGCCGCCTCGCTGGCGCAGCTCACCCGCGATGACAACGGGCCACGGCCCGCGGCGCAGATCCTCATCTACCCCATGCTCGACGCCCGCACGGGGACGGCCCTGGAGGTGGACCCCAACCCGACGACAGGCGAGTTCTCATGGACGCGTGCGCACACGCGCTTCGGCTGGGAGTCCCTGCGCGGGGACTACGTCCCGACCGACTTCCGCGCCGGGCACTTCTCCGCGTCGCTTGGCCAGGACGTCTCGCACCTGCCCCCTGCGTTCATCGCGGTGGGCTCGCTCGACGTCTTCTTCGACGAGTCCATGGACTACGCCCGCCGCCTCTCCCGCGCGGGAGTCCCGGTGGAGCTCCACGTCTACCCTGGAGCCATCCACGGCTTCGACGCCATCCCGAATGCCTGGATGAGCATGAGCTTCAAGCGCGAGCTGAACGACGCGCTCACCCGTGCGCTCCGGGCGCCGACCGAGCTGACGTCGTGA
- a CDS encoding type II toxin-antitoxin system VapC family toxin, which translates to MSEGYVLDTNALLFYAGEQFQKLGPTAKRAFSAFEHRRGYLVVPAPVVLETWLLAQGGKLRFPTTLDAWWSDIECPELVHDAMSEADVREAARLDWEHRDHFDRLIVAAARRLGLPLLTRDRAITDWAQDTGGIEVAW; encoded by the coding sequence TTGAGTGAAGGCTACGTGCTCGACACGAATGCCCTGCTCTTCTACGCGGGAGAGCAGTTCCAGAAGCTCGGGCCCACGGCGAAGCGCGCGTTCTCCGCCTTCGAGCACCGGCGCGGTTACCTGGTGGTGCCCGCGCCCGTCGTGTTGGAGACGTGGTTGCTTGCCCAGGGCGGGAAGCTGCGTTTCCCCACCACCCTGGACGCATGGTGGTCGGACATCGAATGTCCGGAGCTGGTGCACGACGCCATGAGCGAAGCGGATGTCCGGGAGGCGGCCCGGCTCGACTGGGAGCATCGAGACCACTTCGACCGGCTCATCGTGGCGGCGGCCCGCAGGCTCGGACTGCCGCTGCTCACCCGCGACCGCGCCATCACCGACTGGGCACAGGACACGGGGGGCATCGAGGTCGCGTGGTAA
- a CDS encoding S9 family peptidase: protein MPLSLLAALALGASPAPAPHPFNQQDLVTLRRLSSPRVSPDGRQVAYVLRSTDLEANRGRTDLWLVNLDGSAPRQLTTDPSSDSDPVWAPDGKSLFFLSSRGGSSQVWRLPVDGGEPMPVTKLPLDVNSFALSRDGQQLAVALDARPDCADLACNTQRAAEASKKKTTGRAYDQLFARHWDTWKDGTRSHLFVVPVAGGTAVDVMKGMNADAPSKPFGGAEEFTFTPDGKGIVFAARDVGPTESWSTDLDLFLAPVDGKTKPRKLTEKNRATDTSPVFSPDGKTLAYVAMSRPGFEADRFRVILRTWPGGQERVLTQDWDRSAGSLAWSKDGATLYTTANDVGQNTVFALDVATGKARSLTQGGSADGAQPAADGQVVYAMDDLDSPADLYAVKADGTGARQLTQVNKDALAGLKFGAFEQFSFPGWNNETVHGYVVKPVDFDPKRQYPLAFLIHGGPQGSFGNHFHYRWNPQVYAGRGYVAVMIDFHGSTGYGQAFTDSISGDWGGKPLEDLQKGLSAALQKYPFIHKTKRCALGGSYGGYMINWIAGNWADGFQCLVNHDGIFDERAAYYDTEELWFPEWEHKGLPWEKPESYEKFNPVNQVAKWKTPMLVIHGGKDYRVVDTQGIATFTALQRRGIPSRFLYFPDENHWVLKPQNSIQWHDEVLGWLDRWTRK from the coding sequence ATGCCCCTGTCGCTCCTCGCGGCCCTGGCGCTCGGCGCAAGCCCCGCGCCCGCGCCGCATCCGTTCAATCAACAGGACCTGGTCACGCTGCGCCGGCTCAGCAGCCCGCGCGTCTCTCCCGACGGCCGCCAGGTCGCCTACGTCCTGCGCTCCACCGACCTGGAGGCGAACCGCGGCCGCACCGACCTGTGGCTCGTCAACCTGGACGGCTCCGCGCCGCGCCAGCTCACCACGGACCCGAGCAGCGACAGCGACCCCGTCTGGGCGCCGGACGGCAAGAGCCTCTTCTTCCTGTCCTCGCGCGGCGGCTCCTCGCAGGTGTGGCGCCTGCCCGTGGACGGCGGCGAGCCGATGCCCGTCACGAAGCTGCCGCTGGACGTGAACAGCTTCGCGCTGTCACGTGACGGCCAGCAGCTCGCGGTGGCGCTGGACGCGCGCCCCGACTGCGCGGACCTCGCGTGCAACACCCAGCGCGCCGCGGAGGCCTCCAAGAAGAAGACCACCGGCCGCGCGTATGATCAGCTCTTCGCCCGCCACTGGGACACCTGGAAGGACGGCACGCGTTCGCACCTGTTCGTCGTCCCGGTGGCCGGCGGCACGGCCGTGGACGTGATGAAGGGCATGAACGCGGACGCGCCCAGCAAGCCCTTTGGCGGCGCGGAGGAGTTCACCTTCACCCCGGACGGCAAGGGCATCGTCTTCGCCGCGCGCGACGTGGGCCCCACCGAGTCGTGGTCCACCGACCTGGACCTGTTCCTCGCGCCCGTCGACGGCAAGACGAAGCCGCGCAAGCTCACGGAGAAGAACCGCGCCACGGACACCAGCCCCGTGTTCAGCCCGGACGGCAAGACGCTCGCGTACGTGGCCATGTCCCGCCCCGGCTTCGAGGCCGACCGCTTTCGCGTCATCCTGCGCACGTGGCCGGGGGGCCAGGAGCGCGTGCTGACCCAGGACTGGGACCGCTCGGCGGGCTCGCTCGCGTGGAGCAAGGACGGCGCCACGCTCTACACCACCGCCAACGACGTGGGGCAGAACACCGTGTTCGCCCTGGACGTGGCCACCGGCAAGGCGCGCAGCCTCACCCAGGGCGGCAGCGCGGATGGCGCCCAGCCCGCGGCGGACGGCCAGGTCGTCTACGCCATGGATGACCTGGACTCGCCGGCGGACCTGTACGCGGTGAAGGCGGACGGCACCGGCGCGCGGCAGCTCACCCAGGTGAACAAGGACGCGCTCGCGGGCCTGAAGTTCGGCGCCTTCGAGCAGTTCAGCTTCCCGGGCTGGAACAACGAGACGGTGCACGGCTACGTGGTGAAGCCGGTGGACTTCGACCCGAAGCGCCAGTACCCGCTGGCCTTCCTCATCCACGGCGGACCGCAGGGCAGCTTCGGCAACCACTTCCATTACCGGTGGAACCCGCAGGTGTACGCGGGCCGCGGCTACGTGGCGGTGATGATCGACTTCCACGGCTCCACCGGCTACGGCCAGGCCTTCACGGACTCCATCTCCGGGGACTGGGGCGGCAAGCCGCTGGAGGATTTGCAGAAGGGCCTGAGCGCCGCGCTCCAGAAGTACCCCTTCATCCACAAGACGAAGCGGTGCGCGCTGGGCGGCAGCTACGGCGGGTACATGATCAACTGGATCGCCGGCAACTGGGCGGACGGCTTCCAGTGCCTGGTGAACCACGACGGCATCTTCGACGAGCGCGCCGCCTACTACGACACCGAGGAGCTGTGGTTCCCCGAGTGGGAGCACAAGGGGCTGCCCTGGGAGAAGCCGGAGTCGTACGAGAAGTTCAATCCGGTGAACCAGGTGGCGAAGTGGAAGACGCCCATGCTCGTCATCCACGGCGGCAAGGACTACCGCGT
- the fliB gene encoding flagellin lysine-N-methylase → MTASAPRYMARFRCIAEACEDTCCAGLTVPISESRWSLLRQKVAGTPDEARVAALITPNPDGATGQQAGILGKRADGHCAFLDEAKLCSLQRRYGEAVLPDGCSVFPRVLTRWGAQVEMAGSLACPETARLCLLAEDALVREPVPEEQALRPQVARQVAAGDDAWTAHADTVREAMLRLLNRREVPYAARLYALGRMALDLGDFYLPGTTAFGSAAGEATRHPSASDASAIEVREPMSDSAPEAGEGRAEAAEARLTQVLREYESADMLASLHAQLQVLELPGGPWAGICGAVLRSREAAVSSPRFLALMDAVRASYGGADTHPDPAWELHAARRSALEALHGERVHQYFLHHALNHVLRHPFTEAESLLNAVFLLVLRASVVRWVLLGHPAVVALLEAPGTPVASLDAAAVEAFQVVAKHVEQAPSFLDFAKGLAGEGPETFARLLILVKGL, encoded by the coding sequence ATGACCGCCTCCGCCCCCCGCTACATGGCGCGCTTCCGTTGCATCGCGGAAGCGTGCGAGGACACCTGCTGCGCGGGGCTGACGGTGCCCATCAGCGAGTCGCGCTGGAGCCTGCTGCGCCAGAAGGTCGCGGGCACACCGGACGAGGCGCGCGTCGCGGCGCTGATTACACCGAACCCGGACGGCGCCACGGGCCAGCAGGCGGGCATCCTGGGAAAGCGCGCGGACGGACACTGCGCCTTCCTGGACGAAGCGAAGCTGTGCTCGCTCCAGCGCCGCTACGGCGAAGCGGTGTTGCCGGACGGCTGCTCCGTCTTCCCGCGAGTGCTCACGCGCTGGGGCGCGCAGGTGGAGATGGCCGGGTCGCTCGCATGTCCGGAGACGGCGCGCCTGTGCCTGCTGGCGGAGGACGCGCTGGTGCGCGAGCCCGTGCCCGAGGAACAGGCCCTGCGTCCGCAGGTCGCGCGGCAGGTGGCGGCGGGAGATGACGCGTGGACGGCCCACGCGGACACCGTGCGCGAAGCGATGCTGCGGCTCTTGAATCGCCGCGAGGTCCCGTACGCCGCGAGGCTGTACGCGCTGGGCCGCATGGCGCTGGACCTGGGCGACTTCTACCTCCCGGGGACGACGGCGTTCGGTTCAGCGGCAGGCGAGGCGACACGGCATCCCAGCGCGAGTGACGCTTCCGCGATCGAGGTGCGTGAGCCCATGTCGGACTCCGCGCCGGAGGCAGGCGAGGGCCGCGCGGAAGCAGCCGAAGCGCGGCTCACGCAGGTCCTGCGCGAGTACGAATCCGCGGACATGCTCGCGTCCCTGCACGCGCAGCTCCAAGTGCTGGAGCTGCCCGGAGGCCCGTGGGCCGGCATCTGCGGCGCCGTGCTCCGTTCACGCGAGGCCGCCGTGAGCAGCCCGCGCTTCCTCGCGCTCATGGACGCCGTGCGCGCGTCCTACGGTGGCGCGGACACGCATCCCGACCCGGCTTGGGAACTCCACGCCGCGCGGCGCTCCGCACTGGAAGCCCTGCACGGGGAACGCGTGCACCAGTACTTCCTGCACCACGCGCTCAACCACGTCCTACGCCACCCGTTCACGGAAGCCGAGAGCCTCCTGAACGCCGTGTTCCTGCTCGTGCTGCGCGCCTCCGTGGTGCGCTGGGTGCTGCTCGGGCACCCGGCCGTGGTGGCGCTGCTGGAGGCTCCCGGCACGCCCGTGGCCTCGCTGGATGCCGCCGCCGTGGAGGCGTTCCAGGTCGTCGCCAAGCACGTGGAGCAGGCGCCCTCGTTCCTGGACTTCGCGAAGGGGCTGGCCGGCGAAGGTCCGGAGACCTTCGCGCGGCTGCTCATCCTGGTGAAGGGCCTGTAA
- a CDS encoding type II toxin-antitoxin system Phd/YefM family antitoxin, which translates to MQRIPLSEARSHLSALVQQAATQRHLTAITVHDELKAFLIAPSRLEALLEAERKVRPARKRKSKLRGSLRIVGDLEAPDESPSQRLQRSALTSAEVLELE; encoded by the coding sequence ATGCAGCGCATCCCGCTCAGTGAAGCACGCAGCCATCTCAGCGCGCTCGTGCAGCAGGCGGCCACCCAGCGGCATCTCACCGCCATCACGGTGCACGATGAATTGAAGGCGTTCCTCATCGCGCCCTCGCGATTGGAGGCCCTGCTGGAAGCAGAGCGAAAGGTGCGCCCTGCCCGGAAACGGAAGTCGAAGCTTCGAGGCTCCCTGCGCATCGTGGGTGACCTGGAGGCTCCTGATGAGAGCCCCAGTCAGCGGCTCCAGCGCTCGGCCCTGACCTCCGCGGAGGTGCTGGAGCTTGAGTGA
- a CDS encoding NAD(P)-dependent alcohol dehydrogenase has product MNALTYSRFGGPEVLRHTQQPAPRVRAHHLLIRVRAVSVNPIDGKIRRGALKLLSGARFPRSPGSDFAGVVEEVGPGVEGFSVGDRVFGFPGSMREGTLAGLITVAANSVARVPSGLDDVGAAAVSMVGLAALQAVRDVARVAPGERVLVNGATGGVGLMLIQLARSRGAHVTAVTSAAGLDTARKYGAQGVHDYRARPLSMLGERFDVVFDLSTKLSFAEARDLLMPHGRHVGFEPSPLSLMASALLGPFRRQKQLLLVTKPSAKDLAELAEKFQTRELLAPPVEVFELSDAQAAFERSERGGVIGKVVIRAASSP; this is encoded by the coding sequence ATGAACGCACTCACCTACAGCCGCTTCGGCGGTCCCGAAGTCCTGCGGCACACCCAGCAGCCGGCGCCCCGTGTCCGCGCTCACCACCTCCTCATCCGAGTCCGAGCCGTCTCGGTGAATCCCATCGACGGGAAGATCCGGCGTGGCGCGCTGAAGTTGCTCAGCGGTGCCCGCTTCCCGAGGTCACCGGGCTCGGACTTCGCCGGTGTCGTCGAGGAGGTGGGGCCGGGCGTCGAGGGCTTCTCGGTCGGAGACCGCGTGTTCGGCTTCCCCGGAAGCATGCGGGAGGGAACGCTCGCCGGGCTCATCACGGTCGCGGCGAACTCCGTCGCCAGGGTTCCGTCAGGGCTCGACGACGTCGGGGCCGCGGCGGTCTCGATGGTGGGGCTCGCGGCGCTCCAGGCAGTGCGTGACGTCGCGCGCGTCGCTCCCGGTGAGCGCGTCCTCGTCAACGGTGCGACGGGCGGGGTGGGGCTCATGTTGATTCAACTCGCCCGGTCGCGTGGCGCGCACGTCACCGCCGTCACGTCCGCCGCGGGTCTGGACACGGCGCGGAAGTACGGTGCCCAGGGGGTCCACGATTATCGCGCCCGGCCGCTTTCGATGCTCGGCGAGCGTTTCGACGTCGTCTTCGACCTGAGCACGAAGCTGTCCTTCGCGGAGGCGCGGGACCTCCTCATGCCTCACGGCAGGCATGTGGGGTTCGAGCCGTCCCCTCTGTCGCTCATGGCCTCCGCGCTGCTCGGCCCGTTCCGTCGCCAGAAGCAGCTGCTGCTCGTCACAAAGCCGTCCGCCAAGGACCTCGCGGAGCTCGCGGAGAAGTTCCAGACCCGGGAACTCCTCGCGCCTCCCGTGGAGGTGTTCGAGCTGTCCGATGCCCAAGCCGCGTTCGAGCGGTCCGAGCGAGGGGGCGTCATCGGCAAGGTCGTCATCCGCGCGGCCTCCTCGCCTTGA
- a CDS encoding TIGR02266 family protein: MDQGRRTSDRKSVGLLVKLKHETVGSFTEEFATNISPGGMFIRSRTPQPVGTPVRFEVQIANGVRVLQGTATVRWVRDVNDPAGPPGMGLQFQDLDTASRALVDLMLQRKPGGSTAPAAPLPSIAPMVAPGIAPLAAPGIAPLTTPGIAPVRPPVAAPPAAAAPRPAAAPRPAAVAPPAQPAVGGAALDSLFDDLDAPSSPAPGADEPLSLGGSDEPFSLGSPDEDMGLAQADSANDVDIPLDELIAGTPPPTVQGVLSGGDEPLPGLDFEFEAPVVGEPIAMGEPLEEVPIEVGLSVEDGAASADAGGFELDFSDVSPEPPPRAAPVPPAPVQRAAPAPPPAAPPVAPAKPSGGSAEFDFDLSSLDDDAPLELAREPTSSPGRQRPLGREPASSPGRAAAPGLGREPGSAAGRAPGLGREPGSAAGRAPGLGREPGSAAGRSVPGLGLEPGSAAGRAPGLGREPGSAAGRAAPGLGLEPRSSGGRPAAPGLGLEPRSSGGRPAAPGLGLEPRSSGGRTTAPGLGREPGSAAGRPSVPGLGLEPGSAAGRAPGLGREPGSVAGRPGAHAPGELPLEPGSFANRPAAPGLSQEPASSWGRAVPQQPPAPQSPSGGSAEFDLDLSIDDDGPLELAREPVSSGGRPAARPVAPPPPQPPPSVLPPSVRQAPPAPAPVAPATLAPAAAPVAPAPPALDANGQVRPIYLTPPQTLAGTGPVIGIDLGTTNSCVALLSNGRPVVLRSREGYNTIPSVISLSAQNKLLVSHRAKNQLVLRPTHTIYGAKRLVGRPYDSAVVKQVRERFHYEITPDAAGRAAVRLGNDVLSLEEVQGIILRECKEMAETHLNQKVERAVVTVPAYYSEPQREAVRKAGAMAGLKVERILNEPTSAALAYGLNRELNKKVLVYDLGGGTFDATILRIEKNVFEVLGTGGDIFLGGIDFDNLIVDFLLERFQEKEGIAFNGDGIALSRVGDAAERAKMALSERSTFEVHIPMLMMDDAGRPRDLRVTMSRQDLEKICDPLLNRTIDVVRDVLLDSKLKASEVDDIILVGGMSRMPLVRDKLKGLFSKNAQASVNADEAVALGAALYSGSVDKVSSVVLIDVLPMTIGVAMPGGGFKRVIERNSPLPTQRSFAISTSQDNEERMELSVFQGEDNHISANEYLGTVRMEGLPKGPKGSVRVAVTLKLDSECVLHVEAREYSTRKEVKATLATRYSPEELQKQLQVSKEAVSAAEERRGADLKDRAGRFWGFVKKALGRK, from the coding sequence ATGGATCAAGGTCGGCGTACCTCGGACCGCAAGTCGGTCGGTCTGTTGGTGAAGCTCAAGCATGAGACCGTGGGGAGCTTCACCGAGGAGTTCGCCACCAACATCAGCCCCGGGGGCATGTTCATCCGCTCGCGCACGCCGCAGCCGGTGGGCACGCCCGTGCGCTTCGAGGTGCAGATCGCCAACGGCGTGCGCGTGCTCCAGGGCACCGCGACCGTGCGCTGGGTGCGCGATGTGAACGACCCCGCGGGGCCTCCGGGCATGGGGTTGCAGTTCCAGGACCTGGACACCGCGAGCCGCGCGCTCGTGGACCTGATGCTCCAGCGCAAGCCGGGTGGCAGCACCGCGCCGGCCGCGCCGCTGCCGTCCATTGCTCCGATGGTCGCGCCGGGCATCGCGCCGCTGGCCGCGCCAGGCATCGCGCCGTTGACGACGCCGGGCATCGCGCCGGTGCGTCCGCCCGTGGCCGCGCCGCCAGCCGCCGCCGCGCCCCGGCCCGCCGCTGCGCCCCGGCCCGCGGCCGTCGCACCGCCCGCGCAGCCGGCGGTGGGTGGTGCCGCGCTCGATTCGCTGTTCGATGACCTGGATGCTCCGTCCAGTCCCGCGCCCGGCGCGGACGAGCCGCTGTCCCTGGGCGGCTCGGACGAGCCGTTCTCGTTGGGCTCGCCCGACGAGGACATGGGGCTGGCGCAGGCGGACTCCGCGAACGACGTGGACATCCCGCTGGATGAGCTCATCGCGGGGACGCCTCCGCCCACCGTGCAGGGCGTGCTGTCGGGAGGCGACGAGCCGCTGCCGGGGCTCGACTTCGAGTTCGAGGCTCCGGTCGTGGGAGAGCCCATCGCGATGGGGGAGCCGCTGGAGGAGGTGCCCATCGAAGTGGGGCTCTCCGTGGAGGACGGCGCGGCTTCGGCCGACGCGGGTGGGTTCGAACTGGACTTCTCGGATGTCTCCCCCGAGCCGCCGCCTCGCGCCGCGCCGGTGCCTCCGGCGCCCGTGCAGCGCGCGGCCCCTGCGCCTCCGCCCGCGGCGCCGCCGGTGGCGCCCGCGAAGCCCTCTGGTGGCAGCGCCGAGTTCGACTTCGACCTGTCCTCCCTGGATGACGACGCGCCGCTGGAGTTGGCGCGCGAGCCCACTTCTTCGCCGGGCCGTCAGCGTCCGCTGGGGCGTGAGCCCGCATCCTCGCCCGGCCGTGCCGCCGCGCCGGGGCTGGGGCGTGAGCCGGGCTCCGCCGCTGGCCGTGCGCCGGGACTTGGGCGCGAGCCTGGATCCGCCGCCGGTCGCGCGCCGGGACTTGGGCGCGAGCCTGGATCCGCCGCCGGTCGCTCCGTGCCGGGCCTGGGACTGGAGCCTGGATCCGCCGCTGGTCGCGCGCCGGGACTTGGGCGCGAACCTGGATCCGCCGCCGGCCGTGCCGCGCCGGGTCTGGGGCTTGAGCCGCGCTCTTCTGGCGGTCGCCCCGCCGCGCCGGGTCTGGGACTTGAGCCGCGCTCTTCTGGCGGTCGTCCCGCCGCGCCGGGCCTGGGCCTTGAACCGCGCTCCTCTGGCGGGCGCACCACCGCGCCGGGCCTGGGGCGTGAGCCCGGATCCGCCGCCGGACGTCCTTCCGTTCCGGGCCTGGGACTGGAGCCTGGATCCGCGGCGGGACGTGCTCCGGGGCTGGGCCGCGAACCTGGATCCGTGGCGGGCCGTCCCGGGGCACACGCTCCCGGTGAGCTGCCGTTGGAGCCCGGCTCCTTCGCCAACCGTCCCGCTGCGCCCGGCCTCTCGCAGGAGCCGGCGTCGTCCTGGGGCCGCGCTGTCCCGCAGCAGCCTCCCGCGCCGCAGAGCCCGTCCGGCGGCAGCGCCGAGTTCGACCTGGACCTGTCCATCGACGACGACGGGCCGCTGGAACTCGCGCGCGAGCCCGTGTCCTCCGGGGGCCGTCCCGCCGCGCGGCCCGTGGCCCCTCCGCCGCCACAGCCGCCGCCGAGCGTGCTTCCTCCCTCCGTGCGCCAGGCCCCGCCCGCGCCCGCTCCGGTCGCCCCCGCGACGCTCGCGCCCGCCGCCGCGCCGGTGGCCCCCGCGCCCCCGGCCCTGGACGCCAACGGCCAGGTGCGCCCCATCTACCTCACGCCGCCGCAGACGCTGGCCGGCACGGGGCCGGTCATCGGCATCGACCTGGGCACCACCAACTCCTGCGTGGCGCTCCTGTCCAACGGCCGTCCCGTCGTGCTCCGCTCGCGCGAGGGCTACAACACCATCCCGTCCGTCATCTCGCTGAGCGCGCAGAACAAGCTGCTCGTCAGCCATCGCGCGAAGAACCAGCTCGTGCTGCGGCCCACGCACACCATCTACGGCGCGAAGCGCCTGGTGGGCCGCCCCTACGACAGCGCCGTGGTGAAGCAGGTGCGCGAGCGCTTCCACTACGAAATCACCCCCGACGCCGCCGGCCGCGCCGCCGTGCGCCTGGGCAACGACGTGCTGTCGCTGGAAGAGGTGCAGGGCATCATCCTGCGCGAGTGCAAGGAGATGGCCGAAACCCACCTCAACCAGAAGGTGGAGCGCGCCGTGGTGACGGTGCCGGCCTACTACTCCGAGCCCCAGCGTGAAGCGGTCCGCAAGGCCGGCGCGATGGCCGGCCTCAAGGTGGAGCGCATCCTCAACGAGCCCACGTCCGCGGCGCTCGCGTACGGCCTCAACCGCGAGCTCAACAAGAAGGTGCTCGTCTACGACCTGGGCGGCGGCACCTTCGACGCGACCATCCTGCGCATCGAGAAGAACGTCTTCGAGGTGCTGGGCACCGGCGGCGACATCTTCCTGGGCGGTATCGACTTCGACAACCTCATCGTCGACTTCCTCCTGGAGCGCTTCCAGGAGAAGGAAGGCATCGCGTTCAACGGGGACGGCATCGCCCTGTCTCGCGTGGGCGACGCCGCCGAGCGCGCGAAGATGGCGCTGTCCGAGCGCAGCACGTTCGAGGTCCACATCCCCATGTTGATGATGGACGACGCGGGCCGTCCCCGGGACCTGCGCGTGACGATGTCGCGCCAGGACCTGGAGAAGATCTGCGACCCGCTGCTCAACCGCACCATCGACGTGGTGCGCGACGTGCTCCTGGACTCCAAGCTGAAGGCCTCGGAGGTGGACGACATCATCCTGGTGGGCGGCATGAGCCGCATGCCGCTGGTGCGCGACAAGCTCAAGGGCCTGTTCAGCAAGAACGCGCAGGCGAGCGTCAACGCGGACGAGGCCGTGGCGCTGGGCGCGGCGCTGTACTCGGGCTCGGTGGACAAGGTGAGCAGCGTGGTGCTCATCGACGTGCTGCCCATGACCATTGGCGTGGCCATGCCCGGCGGCGGCTTCAAGCGCGTCATCGAGCGCAACAGCCCGCTGCCCACGCAGCGCTCGTTCGCCATCAGCACGTCGCAGGACAACGAAGAGCGGATGGAGCTGTCCGTCTTCCAGGGCGAGGACAACCACATCTCCGCCAACGAGTACCTGGGCACCGTGCGCATGGAAGGCCTGCCGAAGGGCCCCAAGGGCTCCGTGCGCGTGGCGGTGACGCTCAAGCTGGACTCCGAATGCGTGCTGCACGTGGAGGCGCGTGAGTATTCGACGCGCAAGGAGGTGAAGGCGACGCTCGCCACGCGCTACTCGCCGGAGGAGCTCCAGAAGCAGCTCCAGGTGAGCAAGGAGGCGGTGAGCGCCGCCGAGGAGCGCCGGGGCGCGGACCTGAAGGATCGCGCGGGCCGCTTCTGGGGATTCGTGAAGAAGGCGCTGGGCCGCAAGTAG
- a CDS encoding DsbA family oxidoreductase — MEWHPYFLRPETPPEGLPLPEYVRQGMKDPNNPLKLRAAKAGLTMVQRDIIPSTRRAHEAAEYARAQGRLEPFQAAILRRYWSEGQDLWQWDTLRAAGVEAGLDPDALQRAVEEGRYRQVVEESVRGAQEMGIRAVPTFILGDKLAIQGAHEYPSFQRAMQQLGAKPKQQG; from the coding sequence GTGGAGTGGCACCCCTACTTCCTGCGCCCGGAGACGCCTCCGGAAGGGTTGCCGTTGCCCGAGTACGTGCGCCAGGGGATGAAGGACCCCAACAATCCCCTGAAGCTCCGCGCCGCGAAGGCCGGGCTGACGATGGTGCAGCGGGACATCATCCCGTCCACGCGCCGGGCGCACGAGGCGGCGGAGTACGCGCGCGCTCAAGGCAGGCTGGAGCCCTTCCAGGCGGCCATCCTGCGGCGCTACTGGAGTGAAGGGCAGGACCTCTGGCAGTGGGACACGCTGCGGGCCGCGGGCGTGGAGGCCGGGTTGGATCCGGACGCGCTCCAGCGCGCGGTGGAGGAAGGCCGCTACCGGCAGGTGGTGGAGGAGTCCGTGCGCGGGGCCCAGGAGATGGGCATCCGCGCGGTGCCCACCTTCATCCTGGGTGACAAGCTGGCCATCCAGGGCGCGCACGAGTACCCATCGTTCCAGCGGGCCATGCAGCAGCTGGGCGCCAAGCCGAAGCAGCAGGGCTGA